The following coding sequences lie in one Rhizobium binae genomic window:
- a CDS encoding NAD(P)-dependent alcohol dehydrogenase — protein sequence MKIHAAVARAPHMPFSLESLDLEEPREGEILVRVVATGVCHTDIVMRDQHLPVPQPVVLGHEGAGIVERVGPGVAKVKPGDHVVMTFNSCGHCPSCNDHEETYCHEFFPRNFFGSRADGSSGLSHGGERVNGNIFGQSSFASHALCHERNIVKVPEDVDLALLGPLACGIQTGAGAVMNALKVEPGKVLAVFGMGSVGLAAVMAARVVGASRIIAVDVNAARLALAAELGATEIVDAKAGDAVAAIMALTGAGVDYAIDASGVPAVIDQCVRVLAPRGTCGIVGASPHGATLTLDLTHILSGGRRVRGIVEGDSNPDVLIPLLIDLHRQSRFPFDRLVTFYDFADINQAVEDAEKGIVLKPVVRQPAA from the coding sequence ATGAAGATCCATGCCGCGGTGGCGCGAGCGCCGCATATGCCGTTTTCGCTGGAGAGCCTCGATCTGGAAGAGCCGCGCGAGGGGGAAATCCTGGTCCGCGTCGTCGCAACAGGGGTTTGCCACACCGACATCGTCATGCGCGACCAGCACCTGCCGGTGCCGCAGCCGGTGGTGCTCGGCCATGAGGGCGCCGGCATCGTCGAGCGCGTCGGCCCCGGTGTCGCCAAGGTGAAGCCGGGCGATCATGTGGTCATGACCTTCAATTCCTGCGGTCACTGCCCGAGCTGCAACGATCACGAGGAGACCTATTGCCACGAATTCTTCCCGCGCAATTTCTTCGGTTCGCGGGCCGATGGTTCGAGCGGGCTCTCCCACGGGGGAGAGCGGGTGAACGGCAATATTTTCGGACAGTCCTCTTTTGCGAGCCATGCGCTCTGCCATGAGCGCAACATCGTGAAAGTGCCTGAGGACGTCGATCTGGCGCTGCTCGGGCCGCTCGCCTGCGGCATCCAGACCGGCGCCGGCGCGGTCATGAATGCGCTGAAGGTCGAGCCGGGGAAAGTGCTTGCGGTTTTTGGCATGGGGTCGGTCGGCCTTGCCGCCGTCATGGCGGCGCGGGTCGTCGGCGCTTCCAGGATCATCGCGGTCGACGTCAATGCAGCGCGGCTGGCGCTTGCGGCCGAGCTCGGCGCGACAGAAATTGTCGACGCCAAGGCCGGCGATGCGGTCGCCGCGATTATGGCGCTGACCGGCGCCGGCGTCGATTATGCGATCGATGCCTCCGGCGTGCCCGCCGTCATCGACCAATGCGTGCGGGTGTTGGCGCCGCGTGGCACCTGCGGCATCGTCGGGGCGTCGCCGCACGGTGCGACGCTGACGCTCGACCTTACCCACATCCTGTCCGGCGGTCGCCGGGTCCGCGGCATCGTCGAGGGTGATTCCAATCCCGACGTGCTGATCCCGCTTTTGATCGACCTCCACAGACAGAGCCGCTTCCCCTTCGACAGGCTCGTCACCTTCTATGATTTCGCCGACATCAATCAGGCGGTGGAGGATGCGGAAAAGGGCATCGTGCTGAAACCGGTCGTGCGTCAGCCGGCCGCCTGA
- a CDS encoding coniferyl aldehyde dehydrogenase, producing the protein MNTVSPIATDTSPDVMKALLARQKASFLKDGPPSIATRIDRIDRVVALLVDHKDAIAAALSEDFGSRSVEASLLLDVFTCVGSLKYARANVAEWLKPEQHEALFPDAVAEVIYQPKGVIGILSPWNFPYQLALAPLAGILAAGNRAMIKPSEVTPASAALMAQLIAGSFDETEIAVVQGGPATGTAFTSLAFDHLIFTGGTAIAHHVMRAAAENLTPLTLELGGKSPVVIGRSADLADAARRVMAVKTLNAGQICLAPDYAYVPEESVAAFAEHAVAAVGAMYAGLKENPDYTSIVNARHHARVQGLIDDARAMGARVVEINPAAENFSQQSAHRMPPTLILDPTEDMRVLQEEIFGPVLPVIAYRNLADVIDRINAKPRPLALYFFGRDPEEERRVLDNTTSGGVTVNDCMSHVTAEGLPFGGVGHSGMGAYHGKFGFLAFSHPRAVYHQSRMVEAEYMMRPPFGEAMRGFLAAAICK; encoded by the coding sequence ATGAACACCGTCAGCCCAATCGCGACCGATACCAGCCCCGACGTCATGAAGGCGCTGCTCGCCCGGCAAAAGGCGTCTTTCCTGAAGGACGGGCCGCCGAGCATTGCGACCCGCATCGATCGCATCGATCGCGTCGTTGCCCTTCTCGTCGATCATAAGGATGCAATTGCCGCCGCCCTATCGGAGGATTTCGGCAGCCGCAGCGTCGAGGCGAGCCTGCTTCTCGACGTTTTCACCTGCGTCGGTTCGCTGAAATATGCCAGGGCCAATGTGGCCGAGTGGCTGAAGCCCGAGCAGCACGAGGCCTTGTTCCCGGATGCGGTCGCCGAGGTGATCTACCAGCCGAAAGGAGTGATCGGGATACTCAGCCCGTGGAATTTCCCCTATCAGCTCGCGCTTGCCCCGTTGGCCGGCATTCTCGCCGCGGGCAATCGCGCCATGATCAAGCCGTCGGAGGTGACCCCGGCGTCGGCAGCCTTGATGGCGCAACTCATCGCAGGCTCCTTCGACGAAACGGAAATCGCCGTCGTTCAGGGCGGGCCGGCCACCGGCACGGCCTTTACATCGCTTGCCTTCGACCACCTGATCTTCACCGGCGGCACCGCGATCGCCCATCATGTCATGCGCGCGGCGGCGGAAAACCTGACGCCGTTGACGCTCGAACTCGGCGGCAAGTCGCCCGTCGTCATCGGCCGTTCGGCCGATCTTGCAGATGCGGCGCGCCGGGTCATGGCGGTCAAGACACTGAATGCCGGCCAGATCTGCCTGGCGCCGGACTACGCCTACGTGCCCGAGGAAAGCGTGGCGGCTTTCGCCGAACATGCAGTCGCCGCGGTCGGCGCGATGTATGCGGGATTGAAGGAAAATCCTGATTACACCTCGATCGTCAATGCCCGCCATCACGCCCGCGTCCAGGGGTTGATCGACGACGCCAGGGCCATGGGCGCCCGTGTCGTCGAGATCAACCCGGCGGCCGAGAATTTTTCCCAGCAATCGGCCCACCGCATGCCGCCGACCCTGATCCTCGATCCCACGGAAGACATGCGTGTGCTGCAGGAGGAGATCTTCGGGCCGGTGCTGCCGGTCATCGCCTATCGGAATCTCGCCGATGTCATCGACCGCATCAATGCCAAGCCGCGCCCGCTTGCGCTCTACTTTTTCGGCCGAGACCCCGAGGAGGAGCGCCGTGTGCTCGACAACACGACCTCCGGCGGCGTGACGGTCAACGACTGCATGAGCCACGTAACAGCCGAGGGCCTGCCCTTCGGCGGCGTCGGCCATTCCGGCATGGGCGCCTATCACGGAAAGTTCGGCTTCCTCGCCTTCTCGCATCCTCGCGCCGTCTATCACCAGAGCAGGATGGTGGAAGCCGAATACATGATGCGGCCGCCTTTCGGCGAGGCGATGCGCGGCTTTCTGGCCGCCGCAATCTGCAAGTAG
- a CDS encoding AMP-binding protein, with amino-acid sequence MAHSFSGVVSSADCGLVTDDPVLYRARVAPDRRALFEIATGRQMTYAELDLRIARCAGFLGAVLGPRRDGARVAMLARNAMDSIVLAFACQRANAIYVPLNWRLNAAELRPILADCAPALLVRDDEFAATAADIAAAESEMMVISTADGPAGLAARIEASLPAAPVSCDADQPCVLLYTSGTTGQPKGVVITRRNAFFAAVNFSFVGEIGQGSVALCDLPFFHTIGLIAVARTTLMLGGTLVVSDRFTPARTLAALSDRQHAVTHYFAVPQIALALRNDPAYSATALSGLHALFVGGAPLTRALIESYIEDGVALVNGYGMSEAGTVLHVPIDRRAVQENPGSVGLPAPLLDIRIVGEDGRDVGDGEIGELWLRGPAVTPGYWNKPAETAAAFADGWYRTGDLGRREANGFYRIVDRLKDMYISGGENVYPAEVEAALSSHPDILDVAVVGVPDDRWGECGIACVVLRPGAAATSEVIAGHCAARLAAFKRPARILLVDAIPRTASGKVQKHVLRQFHSEALQRQAL; translated from the coding sequence ATGGCGCATTCCTTTTCCGGGGTGGTTTCGTCGGCGGATTGCGGGCTCGTCACCGATGATCCGGTCCTTTACCGCGCCCGCGTCGCGCCGGATCGTCGGGCACTGTTCGAAATCGCCACCGGCCGGCAAATGACCTATGCCGAGCTCGATCTGCGGATCGCCCGCTGCGCGGGGTTTCTCGGTGCGGTGCTCGGTCCGCGCCGGGACGGCGCCCGTGTTGCCATGCTGGCGCGCAATGCGATGGATTCCATCGTGCTAGCCTTTGCCTGCCAGCGCGCCAACGCCATTTACGTGCCGCTGAACTGGCGCCTCAACGCCGCCGAGCTTCGCCCGATTCTTGCCGATTGCGCCCCGGCACTCCTGGTTCGCGATGACGAGTTTGCCGCCACGGCAGCGGACATCGCCGCGGCTGAATCCGAGATGATGGTGATATCGACGGCCGACGGACCGGCCGGGCTTGCGGCACGGATCGAGGCGAGCCTTCCGGCGGCTCCCGTGTCTTGCGACGCGGATCAGCCTTGCGTTCTTCTCTACACGTCGGGCACGACGGGACAGCCGAAGGGCGTCGTCATCACCCGCCGCAACGCCTTCTTCGCCGCCGTCAATTTCTCCTTCGTCGGAGAGATCGGGCAGGGCTCCGTCGCGCTCTGCGACCTGCCGTTCTTCCACACGATCGGGCTGATCGCGGTGGCGCGCACGACGTTGATGCTGGGCGGCACGCTCGTCGTCTCCGATCGCTTCACGCCGGCGCGAACGCTTGCCGCCCTTTCAGACCGGCAGCACGCCGTCACCCACTATTTCGCCGTGCCGCAGATCGCGCTCGCCCTGCGCAACGACCCTGCCTATAGCGCCACCGCCCTTTCAGGCCTGCATGCGCTGTTCGTCGGCGGTGCGCCGCTGACGCGGGCGCTGATCGAAAGCTATATCGAGGACGGCGTCGCGCTGGTCAACGGTTATGGCATGAGCGAGGCGGGAACCGTGCTGCACGTGCCGATCGACCGGCGCGCGGTGCAGGAAAATCCCGGCAGCGTCGGTCTTCCCGCGCCGCTGCTCGACATCCGTATCGTCGGCGAGGATGGCCGCGACGTCGGGGACGGCGAAATCGGCGAGCTCTGGCTGCGCGGGCCGGCGGTGACGCCGGGCTATTGGAACAAGCCGGCAGAGACGGCCGCCGCCTTCGCCGACGGCTGGTATCGGACGGGCGATCTCGGCCGGCGCGAAGCCAACGGTTTCTATCGCATCGTCGACCGGTTGAAGGACATGTATATCAGCGGCGGCGAGAATGTTTATCCCGCCGAGGTCGAGGCGGCGCTCTCAAGCCACCCCGATATTCTCGATGTCGCTGTCGTCGGCGTTCCCGACGACAGATGGGGCGAATGCGGCATTGCCTGTGTCGTGCTGCGGCCGGGTGCTGCAGCAACGAGCGAGGTCATCGCCGGCCATTGCGCGGCAAGGCTTGCCGCCTTCAAACGCCCGGCGCGCATCCTTCTTGTCGACGCCATCCCCCGCACCGCCTCCGGTAAGGTGCAGAAACATGTGCTGCGCCAGTTCCATTCCGAAGCCCTTCAACGACAGGCCTTGTGA
- a CDS encoding helix-turn-helix transcriptional regulator, whose amino-acid sequence MAMDGGIHHYARGEWHGPSLSHRRIRFQKGLYADFHHFLLLGEGRGELHFDNGEDRPLHGPLIAFLPPQARCDLSIAAGTAAHLVGVSPQIMVDAIGDKVESYSLRIFTEQRKVVESADPLLVAEIAPLVTGFVRELGDPARASWMVASSYIRLTLMALWRGCDGERSEQRGQGETGSILQRYRQLVEAGFRRHRPISEYAAELGVTADRLHSICQRTLGRSPIQLLHERVVQEAKLRLERSARNIQEISDSLGFRDPTYFSHFFKRKTGLSPAGYRQIARASAGSENSMLSSGYADWP is encoded by the coding sequence GTGGCGATGGACGGGGGGATTCACCACTATGCGAGAGGCGAGTGGCATGGGCCGTCGCTCTCGCACCGGCGCATTCGTTTTCAAAAGGGGCTCTATGCCGACTTCCATCATTTCCTCCTGCTCGGCGAGGGGAGGGGAGAGCTTCATTTCGACAATGGGGAAGACCGGCCGCTGCACGGGCCGCTGATTGCCTTCCTGCCGCCGCAGGCCCGTTGCGATCTGTCGATCGCTGCGGGAACCGCGGCCCATCTGGTCGGGGTGTCGCCGCAGATCATGGTCGATGCGATCGGAGACAAGGTGGAATCCTATTCGCTGCGCATCTTCACCGAGCAGCGCAAGGTCGTCGAATCGGCGGATCCCCTGCTGGTGGCGGAGATCGCTCCGTTGGTTACGGGCTTCGTGCGGGAGCTCGGCGATCCCGCCCGCGCCTCCTGGATGGTCGCATCCTCCTATATCAGGCTGACGCTGATGGCGCTCTGGCGCGGCTGCGACGGCGAGAGAAGCGAGCAGCGCGGGCAGGGCGAAACCGGATCGATCCTGCAGCGATATCGCCAGCTCGTCGAGGCCGGTTTCCGCAGGCACCGGCCGATCAGCGAATATGCCGCCGAACTCGGCGTCACGGCCGACAGGCTTCATTCCATCTGTCAGAGGACGCTTGGCCGCTCGCCGATCCAGCTTTTGCACGAGCGCGTGGTGCAGGAGGCGAAGCTCAGGTTGGAGCGCTCGGCCCGCAACATCCAGGAAATCTCCGACAGTCTCGGCTTTCGCGATCCGACCTATTTCAGCCATTTCTTCAAGCGCAAGACCGGCCTTTCGCCTGCCGGCTATCGCCAGATCGCCCGCGCTTCCGCCGGCTCGGAAAACAGCATGCTATCGTCGGGCTACGCCGACTGGCCCTAG
- a CDS encoding p-hydroxycinnamoyl CoA hydratase/lyase, which yields MTEKTSPVLVEFDSGIAFVTLNRPEKRNAMNPALNARMLEVLDELEGDERCGVLVLRGAGESWSAGMDLKEYFRDNDDKPRDATLKARRQSGGWWGRLMYFEKPTIAMVNGWCFGGAFTPLVSCDLAIAAEEANFGLSEINWGILPGGNVTRAVAEVMRHRDALYYIMTGELFGGRKAAEMGLVNEAVPLAELEARVRKICASLLEKNPVTLKAAKDTYKRVRNLPWDLADDYIYAKLEQMLFLDKTKGRDEGLKQFLDDKTYQPGLGAYKRDR from the coding sequence ATGACTGAAAAGACATCGCCGGTTCTGGTCGAATTCGACAGCGGCATCGCATTCGTGACCCTCAACAGACCGGAAAAGCGCAATGCGATGAATCCTGCACTCAATGCCAGGATGCTCGAAGTGCTCGACGAACTCGAAGGCGACGAGCGCTGTGGCGTCCTCGTCCTGCGCGGCGCCGGCGAGTCCTGGTCCGCCGGAATGGATTTGAAGGAGTATTTCCGCGACAACGACGACAAGCCGCGCGACGCCACGCTGAAGGCGCGGCGCCAATCCGGCGGCTGGTGGGGCCGGCTGATGTATTTCGAAAAGCCGACGATCGCGATGGTCAACGGCTGGTGCTTCGGCGGTGCCTTCACGCCACTCGTTTCCTGCGATCTCGCCATCGCTGCCGAGGAAGCGAATTTCGGCCTCTCGGAGATCAACTGGGGCATTCTGCCGGGCGGCAACGTCACGCGCGCCGTCGCCGAGGTGATGCGCCATCGCGATGCCCTTTATTACATCATGACCGGCGAATTGTTCGGTGGGCGCAAGGCCGCCGAAATGGGCCTCGTCAACGAGGCTGTACCGCTGGCGGAACTCGAAGCCCGCGTGCGCAAGATCTGCGCCAGCCTGCTGGAAAAGAACCCGGTGACGCTGAAGGCGGCCAAGGACACCTACAAGCGCGTCCGCAATCTGCCGTGGGATCTCGCTGACGACTACATCTACGCCAAACTGGAGCAGATGCTGTTTCTCGACAAGACCAAGGGGCGCGACGAGGGGCTGAAGCAGTTCCTCGACGACAAGACCTATCAGCCCGGGCTCGGCGCCTATAAGCGCGACCGCTGA
- a CDS encoding MarR family winged helix-turn-helix transcriptional regulator, with product MAAKPPQDDLEGEETTLAPPLDVGRLGDLLGFHLRMAHVAIYRDFAATMEELGLTQKQLAVMELLAGNPGASQIDLANTLGTDRATMMALVNRLAGRDFIERRPSAADRRRQELHLTPAGHAMLVQARERIDRHEQRFITLFSREEMDGLLAALKRIYRGN from the coding sequence ATGGCTGCAAAACCGCCGCAGGATGATTTAGAAGGCGAAGAGACCACGCTGGCGCCGCCGCTCGACGTCGGCCGGCTTGGCGATCTCCTGGGCTTTCACCTGCGTATGGCGCATGTCGCGATCTATCGCGATTTCGCAGCAACCATGGAGGAGCTGGGGCTGACGCAGAAGCAGCTTGCTGTGATGGAACTGCTGGCCGGCAATCCGGGCGCATCGCAGATCGACCTCGCCAATACGCTCGGCACCGACCGCGCCACCATGATGGCTCTAGTCAACCGCCTGGCCGGCCGCGACTTCATCGAACGCCGCCCTTCCGCGGCAGACCGCCGCCGTCAGGAACTGCATCTGACGCCGGCCGGTCACGCGATGCTCGTGCAGGCGCGCGAGCGGATCGACCGGCACGAACAGCGTTTCATCACCCTGTTTTCACGCGAGGAAATGGACGGGCTGCTTGCCGCGCTGAAGCGGATTTACAGGGGGAACTGA